The proteins below are encoded in one region of Peribacillus muralis:
- a CDS encoding GntR family transcriptional regulator translates to MELDFKNPIPLHAQLKTILEDQILEGYYKDKIPSERELMDMYSVSRSTVREAVSILVREGILEKRHGKGTFVSLKPVQEWLKMISFTETTKSMGIKLIDHGRVMTPENIADANGFEDESYHIKRLRLQGEVPIAIELHYYSLNLGKKLTDFDLSTTVLYDALEGDLNINFCEAEQIITCGYPTKEDAEHLGVDESMCLLITERMIFDSEGNLVEYYKGLFRSDMYSFAMKMSRKNN, encoded by the coding sequence ATGGAGTTAGACTTTAAAAATCCAATCCCTTTACATGCACAACTAAAAACGATATTGGAAGATCAAATTTTGGAAGGGTATTATAAGGACAAAATTCCGAGCGAAAGGGAACTCATGGACATGTACTCTGTCAGCAGGAGCACTGTGAGGGAAGCGGTGTCGATCCTCGTCCGTGAGGGGATATTGGAAAAGAGGCACGGAAAGGGAACGTTCGTTTCGCTTAAACCTGTACAGGAATGGCTAAAAATGATAAGTTTCACCGAGACGACTAAAAGCATGGGGATCAAATTGATTGATCATGGCCGCGTGATGACCCCTGAAAATATCGCCGATGCTAACGGGTTTGAGGATGAATCCTATCATATTAAAAGGCTGCGGTTACAGGGGGAAGTACCCATCGCCATCGAATTGCACTATTATTCTCTGAATCTAGGAAAAAAATTGACGGATTTCGATTTAAGTACCACCGTTTTGTATGATGCGCTAGAAGGCGATCTGAACATTAACTTTTGTGAAGCGGAGCAAATCATTACTTGTGGCTACCCAACCAAGGAAGATGCGGAACACTTAGGGGTGGATGAGTCGATGTGCTTGCTGATTACAGAGCGTATGATTTTTGATTCCGAAGGGAACCTGGTTGAGTACTATAAAGGGTTATTCCGATCTGATATGTATTCCTTTGCCATGAAAATGTCGCGAAAGAACAACTGA
- a CDS encoding SDR family NAD(P)-dependent oxidoreductase, giving the protein MNKLQDKIALITGGASGIGKGIATAFVKEGAKVVIVDLNEELGNQTIKELQAHQAESIFIQANLVEYDKLKGIVKQVIDTFGKLDILVNNAHASKMNSIEKTTQEDLDLSFNTGFYPTFYLMQAALPHLKETKGKIINFASGAGLNGDVNQGSYAAAKEAIRGISRVAANEFGPFGINVNIISPIADSPGVQKWAKEEPEYYQAMLSKIPLRRLGELESDIGRTAVFLASEDSDYITGQTLMVDGGSIKLR; this is encoded by the coding sequence ATGAATAAACTACAAGATAAAATAGCATTAATAACGGGAGGAGCTTCAGGTATCGGCAAGGGAATTGCAACGGCTTTCGTGAAGGAAGGCGCGAAGGTTGTCATCGTCGATTTAAACGAAGAGTTGGGAAATCAAACAATTAAAGAATTGCAGGCCCACCAAGCCGAATCCATTTTCATTCAGGCAAATTTAGTTGAATATGATAAACTTAAAGGGATTGTGAAGCAGGTTATCGATACATTCGGCAAGTTGGATATCTTGGTTAATAATGCTCATGCCTCCAAAATGAATTCAATAGAAAAAACGACACAGGAGGATTTGGATTTATCTTTTAATACTGGTTTTTATCCAACGTTTTATCTCATGCAGGCAGCATTGCCACATTTGAAAGAAACGAAAGGGAAAATCATCAATTTTGCTTCAGGGGCAGGATTGAACGGAGATGTCAATCAAGGGTCTTATGCTGCTGCAAAAGAGGCCATTCGGGGCATTTCCAGGGTAGCGGCAAATGAATTTGGTCCGTTTGGCATCAATGTGAACATCATTTCACCGATTGCCGACTCGCCAGGTGTTCAGAAATGGGCCAAAGAAGAACCTGAATATTATCAGGCCATGTTATCGAAGATTCCACTGAGGAGACTTGGTGAATTAGAAAGTGATATCGGGAGAACAGCTGTGTTCCTGGCCAGCGAAGATTCGGATTATATTACTGGACAAACACTCATGGTGGATGGCGGATCGATTAAACTGAGATAA
- a CDS encoding MarR family winged helix-turn-helix transcriptional regulator, translating to MRETDIFKLIHAVELFTNEAIIRWTKSFPYSIGISPILVLAELKQNGPQKQSVLANKLGYTPASMTNISNRLIKQGFATREYNESDRRNVFLSITKTGIDVLTEAQQKGQELRLELFKVLSEEEVKQYLALHEKLLKNLKK from the coding sequence TTGAGGGAAACGGATATTTTTAAATTGATACACGCTGTGGAATTATTTACGAACGAAGCTATAATCAGGTGGACTAAATCATTTCCATACAGCATTGGGATCTCCCCAATTCTCGTTTTAGCAGAATTGAAGCAAAATGGACCGCAGAAGCAGTCGGTCTTGGCTAATAAGCTGGGATATACGCCAGCTTCCATGACGAATATTTCCAATCGGCTGATAAAGCAAGGCTTCGCGACCCGTGAATATAATGAAAGTGATCGCCGAAATGTATTTTTATCCATTACCAAAACAGGCATTGATGTCCTTACCGAAGCACAACAAAAGGGCCAGGAATTGCGATTGGAGCTTTTCAAGGTACTCAGTGAAGAAGAAGTGAAGCAATATTTAGCACTTCATGAAAAATTGCTTAAGAACTTGAAGAAATAA
- a CDS encoding thiamine pyrophosphate-dependent dehydrogenase E1 component subunit alpha — protein sequence MVENRHLQAGLSDEKVLEMFKVMLLARRIDERMWLLNRSGKIPFVVSCQGQEASQVGAAFALNREKDYVLPYYRDLGVVLAFGMTARDLMLSSFAKAEDPNSGGRQMPGHFGQKKNRIVTGSSPVTTQVPHAVGIALAAKMEGKDIVSFVTFGEGSSNQGDFHEGANFAGVHKLPVILMCENNQYAISIPMERQLACGKVSDRAIGYGMPGVTVDGNDPIEVYLAVKEAADRGRRGEGPSLIEAVSYRLTPHSSDDDDSQYRSADEVTEAKKIDSIITFGAYLKATGVLDDEMEKQINDEIMKVVNEATDYAEEAPFAAEDTLSQYVYANE from the coding sequence ATGGTAGAAAACCGTCATCTGCAAGCGGGACTCAGTGATGAGAAAGTGCTTGAGATGTTTAAAGTGATGTTGCTGGCAAGACGTATAGATGAACGGATGTGGCTGTTGAACCGTTCTGGAAAGATTCCATTTGTCGTTTCCTGTCAGGGGCAGGAAGCCTCTCAAGTGGGGGCGGCTTTTGCATTGAATCGTGAAAAGGACTACGTTCTTCCTTATTATCGGGATCTTGGGGTCGTTTTAGCGTTTGGGATGACAGCGAGGGACTTAATGTTATCCAGTTTTGCTAAAGCGGAGGATCCAAATTCAGGAGGCAGGCAAATGCCAGGCCATTTCGGACAAAAGAAAAACCGGATCGTGACGGGTTCCTCACCAGTGACGACTCAAGTGCCGCATGCTGTGGGAATAGCCCTTGCTGCAAAAATGGAAGGAAAAGATATCGTTTCCTTCGTCACATTTGGAGAGGGCTCATCAAACCAGGGAGACTTCCATGAAGGTGCGAATTTTGCTGGCGTACACAAGCTTCCGGTTATTTTGATGTGCGAAAATAATCAGTATGCGATTTCCATACCTATGGAAAGGCAATTGGCTTGCGGTAAGGTATCAGACCGCGCCATTGGTTATGGCATGCCAGGAGTGACGGTCGATGGAAACGATCCGATCGAGGTATACCTGGCAGTGAAGGAAGCGGCCGATAGAGGCAGGCGAGGTGAGGGACCAAGCTTGATCGAGGCGGTTTCCTACAGGCTTACACCTCACTCGAGTGATGATGATGATAGTCAATACAGGTCAGCCGATGAAGTAACGGAGGCAAAAAAAATAGATTCAATCATTACATTTGGTGCTTATTTAAAGGCCACTGGGGTCTTGGATGACGAAATGGAAAAACAAATCAATGATGAAATCATGAAAGTTGTTAACGAAGCGACTGATTACGCAGAAGAAGCTCCTTTTGCAGCGGAAGATACGCTCTCACAATACGTTTATGCTAATGAGTAA
- a CDS encoding alpha-ketoacid dehydrogenase subunit beta has translation MAVISYIDAVIMAMREEMERDSRVFVLGEDVGRKGGVFKATSGLYEQFGEQRVIDTPLAESAIAGVGIGAAMYGMRPIAEMQFADFIMPAINQIISEAAKIRYRSNNDWQCPIVIRAPYGGGVHGALYHSQSVEAIFANQPGLKIVMPSTPYDVKGLLKAAIRDDDPVLFFEHKRAYRLIKEEVPDDDYVLPIGKADIKRDGDDVTVITYGLCVHFALQAAEKLASDGISVHILDLRTVYPLDQEAIIEAAAKTGKVLLITEDNKEGSIISEVSAIIAENCLFDLDAPIMRLAGPDVPAMPYSPSLEKSFMVNPEKVEKALRDLAAY, from the coding sequence ATGGCAGTGATATCATATATAGATGCCGTGATAATGGCGATGCGTGAAGAAATGGAACGTGATTCCCGTGTCTTTGTACTTGGAGAGGATGTTGGAAGGAAAGGCGGCGTGTTTAAGGCGACATCTGGTTTGTATGAACAATTCGGGGAACAGCGTGTCATTGATACCCCGCTTGCTGAATCGGCCATCGCAGGAGTTGGCATTGGAGCGGCGATGTATGGGATGAGGCCCATTGCTGAAATGCAATTTGCCGATTTCATCATGCCCGCAATCAACCAAATCATTTCCGAAGCGGCAAAAATCCGTTACCGGTCAAATAACGACTGGCAATGTCCTATCGTCATCAGGGCCCCTTACGGCGGAGGGGTTCATGGGGCACTATATCATTCGCAATCCGTCGAAGCGATTTTTGCCAACCAACCGGGGCTGAAAATCGTCATGCCCTCCACTCCGTATGATGTGAAGGGATTATTGAAGGCAGCCATCCGTGATGATGACCCCGTCCTGTTCTTTGAACATAAACGTGCGTACCGTTTAATTAAAGAGGAAGTCCCTGACGATGATTATGTTTTACCGATTGGTAAAGCAGATATAAAGCGCGATGGTGATGATGTAACCGTGATTACATACGGTCTATGTGTTCACTTTGCTCTTCAAGCAGCTGAAAAACTGGCCAGTGATGGAATATCCGTTCATATACTTGACTTGCGAACCGTCTACCCTCTGGACCAAGAAGCGATCATTGAAGCTGCCGCGAAAACTGGAAAAGTGCTTTTAATCACTGAAGATAATAAAGAAGGAAGCATCATAAGTGAAGTGTCAGCGATTATTGCGGAAAATTGCCTTTTTGATCTGGATGCCCCAATCATGAGACTGGCGGGCCCGGACGTACCTGCCATGCCGTATTCACCGTCACTGGAAAAATCCTTCATGGTCAATCCAGAAAAAGTGGAAAAGGCACTTCGTGATCTGGCAGCTTATTAA
- a CDS encoding aminoglycoside 6-adenylyltransferase, whose product MRTEEEMISLIIHIAEHDDRVRAVCMNGSRTNANVPKDVLQDYDIVYLVTDVESYRQNPGWIDGFGERIILQTPEDMSLFPPSLGDRFSYLMLFLDGNRIDLQLVPLEQKERYIREDKLTAILMDKDGCLPVLPPPTDEDYWVKKPTVEFYDDCCNEFWWVSTYVAKGLWRKEILFAQEHLGQVRKMLIQMLEWRVGIETDFSVSIGKCGKYLEKFLSEENWAHLLSTYADGRYESVWQALFSMCRFFDETALYVGERLKYEYPYQYGRKVYSYLEHLHVMQVKD is encoded by the coding sequence TTGCGGACGGAAGAAGAGATGATATCATTGATCATCCATATCGCTGAACATGATGATCGCGTTCGAGCCGTTTGTATGAATGGGTCACGTACGAATGCCAATGTCCCTAAAGATGTGCTGCAAGATTATGATATCGTCTATCTCGTAACGGATGTGGAGTCATACAGACAGAATCCGGGCTGGATTGATGGTTTTGGTGAAAGGATCATCTTGCAGACCCCGGAGGATATGTCTTTGTTTCCGCCAAGCTTAGGCGATCGTTTTTCTTATTTGATGCTGTTCCTGGATGGAAACCGAATTGATTTACAATTGGTCCCACTGGAGCAGAAAGAAAGATATATCAGGGAAGATAAGCTAACGGCCATTTTAATGGATAAAGATGGCTGCCTTCCTGTGCTTCCTCCTCCCACTGATGAGGATTATTGGGTGAAAAAACCTACTGTTGAATTTTATGATGATTGCTGCAATGAGTTTTGGTGGGTTTCGACATATGTAGCTAAAGGATTATGGAGAAAGGAAATCCTTTTTGCTCAAGAACATCTTGGCCAAGTAAGGAAGATGCTCATTCAAATGCTGGAATGGCGGGTGGGCATTGAAACCGACTTTTCCGTTAGTATCGGTAAATGCGGAAAATACTTGGAGAAATTTTTATCCGAAGAGAACTGGGCGCACCTTCTGTCCACATATGCAGATGGAAGGTATGAAAGTGTATGGCAGGCGCTGTTCTCAATGTGCCGTTTCTTTGATGAAACGGCATTATATGTGGGGGAACGATTGAAATATGAATATCCTTACCAGTATGGTCGAAAAGTTTATTCATACTTGGAACATCTTCACGTCATGCAGGTTAAAGATTAA
- a CDS encoding ring-cleaving dioxygenase translates to MNGLKGIHHVTAITSSAEKNYEFFTYILGMRLVKKTVNQDDIQTYHLFFADDVGGPGTDMTFFDFPGIPKGVHGTNEISKTSFRVPNDAALQYWEKRFDKFEVRHTGIQIQFGKKTLSFVDFDDQHYQLISDENNEGVAAGIPWQKGPIPLEYAITGLGPIFIRIANFDYFKEMMEKVLLFKEVEQEGSFHLFEVGEGGNGAQVIVEHDSNLPQARQGFGTVHHTAFRVEDRSVLEEWIERMESFQFQTSGHVDRHFFESLYVRVAPQILFEFATDGPGFMGDEPYETLGEKLSLPPFLEPKREHIEKLVRPIDTVRSTKAFTKE, encoded by the coding sequence ATGAATGGATTAAAAGGAATACACCACGTTACGGCCATCACAAGCAGTGCGGAGAAAAATTATGAGTTTTTCACTTATATACTAGGGATGCGTTTAGTCAAGAAAACGGTCAATCAAGATGATATTCAAACCTATCACCTGTTTTTTGCCGATGATGTTGGCGGTCCGGGAACGGATATGACCTTCTTCGACTTTCCTGGTATTCCAAAGGGGGTTCATGGAACCAATGAAATTTCCAAAACATCATTCCGCGTACCGAATGATGCCGCATTACAGTATTGGGAGAAGCGTTTTGACAAGTTTGAAGTGAGACATACTGGGATTCAAATTCAATTTGGCAAAAAGACGTTATCCTTCGTTGATTTCGATGATCAACACTATCAATTGATCTCGGATGAAAACAATGAAGGAGTTGCAGCAGGAATTCCGTGGCAAAAAGGGCCGATTCCTCTTGAATACGCGATTACCGGATTAGGTCCCATATTCATTCGTATTGCCAACTTTGATTACTTTAAGGAAATGATGGAGAAAGTACTTTTATTCAAAGAAGTGGAACAAGAAGGATCATTTCATCTTTTTGAAGTAGGAGAAGGCGGAAATGGAGCACAAGTCATTGTCGAACATGACTCAAATCTGCCCCAAGCACGGCAAGGTTTCGGAACGGTTCACCATACAGCCTTCCGCGTTGAGGATCGATCTGTATTGGAGGAATGGATTGAACGGATGGAAAGCTTCCAATTTCAAACATCCGGTCATGTTGACCGTCACTTTTTTGAATCGCTCTACGTACGAGTGGCACCACAAATCTTATTCGAGTTTGCCACCGACGGTCCTGGATTCATGGGAGATGAGCCATATGAAACACTTGGAGAAAAGCTATCATTGCCTCCTTTCCTAGAACCGAAAAGGGAGCATATCGAAAAATTGGTTCGTCCCATCGATACTGTAAGAAGCACCAAGGCGTTCACAAAAGAATGA
- a CDS encoding nitroreductase family protein, with the protein MAKDFYTTIKERRSYYGINKEIQVSDEKIKEIVEFAVKHTPSAFNSQTTRLVVLTGAAHDKLWDITTQELKNAVGERDFTSTQQKMDSFKAGYGTVLFFEDESIVKSLQEQFALYADNFPIWSQQTSGMHQLVVWAALEGEGLGATLQHYNPLIDDEVKKEYDVPTDWKLIAQMPFGHPTAPAGEKEFKPLDERIKFYK; encoded by the coding sequence ATGGCTAAAGACTTTTACACAACGATTAAAGAGAGACGTTCTTATTATGGAATCAATAAAGAGATACAAGTATCGGACGAGAAGATCAAGGAGATTGTCGAGTTTGCCGTTAAACATACACCATCGGCTTTTAATTCCCAAACTACCCGCCTTGTCGTGCTGACTGGGGCCGCTCATGATAAATTATGGGATATCACCACACAGGAGTTGAAAAATGCAGTTGGAGAGAGGGATTTCACAAGCACCCAGCAAAAAATGGATTCCTTTAAAGCTGGCTATGGAACGGTTTTATTCTTTGAAGATGAATCCATCGTAAAATCCCTGCAAGAGCAATTCGCTCTATATGCCGATAATTTCCCGATTTGGTCACAGCAAACATCAGGCATGCATCAATTGGTCGTTTGGGCTGCTTTGGAAGGAGAAGGATTAGGTGCAACGCTACAGCATTATAATCCGCTTATCGATGATGAAGTGAAAAAAGAATATGATGTCCCAACCGATTGGAAATTGATTGCCCAAATGCCTTTTGGACATCCAACGGCCCCAGCGGGTGAAAAAGAATTCAAACCGCTTGACGAGCGCATTAAGTTTTACAAGTAA